In Scatophagus argus isolate fScaArg1 chromosome 5, fScaArg1.pri, whole genome shotgun sequence, a genomic segment contains:
- the chp2 gene encoding calcineurin B homologous protein 2 isoform X4: protein MGSSSSSVDHIPDAQQLMQETGFSAAHIVRLYDRFDFLDKDKSGQLRQETVDFASFVRILAHFRPADTSRPRSGAQPAANSSARKLKFAFQLYDQDRDGKISRAELLQVLRAMLGMQVTEEQLQSIAERAIREADLDKDDAISFDEFRKSLEKVNIDHKMSIRFLR, encoded by the exons ATgggctccagcagctccagcgtGGACCACATCCCCGACGCCCAGCAGCTCATGCAGGAAACTGGCT tctctGCTGCCCACATCGTTCGTCTCTACGACAGGTTTGACTTTCTGGACAAAGACAAGAGTGGACAGCTCAG GCAGGAAACGGTGGACTTTGCCTCCTTCGTTCGGATTCTGGCTCATTTCCGTCCCGCAGACACGAGCCGACCCAGAAGCGGAGCCCAGCCGGCGGCCAACAGCAGCGCCAGGAAGCTGAAAT ttgcTTTCCAGCTGTACGATCAGGACAGAGACGGAAAGATTTCCAGAGCAGAGCTTCTTCAG GTACTGCGGGCGATGCTGGGGATGCAGGtgacagaggagcagctgcagagcatcGCTGAGCGAGCCATCCGCGAGGCCGACCTGGACAAAGATGACGCCATCTCGTTTGACGAGTTCAGGAAG tcactggAGAAAGTGAACATCGATCACAAGATGAGTATTCGCTTCCTGAGATAA
- the chp2 gene encoding calcineurin B homologous protein 2 isoform X1, with amino-acid sequence MMISVGWVSPITTPDQVEPSNVSFRTHVVLPVPQLVMLLSVKRTSVTSGGHVTSKPSLSLSVCLRPQDFGAVRELALNPIGDRIIGAFFSAGQETVDFASFVRILAHFRPADTSRPRSGAQPAANSSARKLKFAFQLYDQDRDGKISRAELLQVLRAMLGMQVTEEQLQSIAERAIREADLDKDDAISFDEFRKSLEKVNIDHKMSIRFLR; translated from the exons ATGATGATCAGTGTTGGTTGGGTTTCCCCAATAACAACGCCTGATCAGGTGGAACCTTCAAACGTGTCCTTCAGAACCCACGTTGTGCTGCCTGTCCCGCAGCTCGTGATGCTGCTTAGTGTCAAACGGACCTCAGTCACGAGTGGTGGACATGTGACGTCAAagccgtctctctctctctctgtgtgtctcaggcCTCAGGACTTCGGAGCGGTCCGGGAGTTGGCCCTGAACCCCATCGGGGACAGGATCATCGGCGCCTTTTTCTCTGCAGG GCAGGAAACGGTGGACTTTGCCTCCTTCGTTCGGATTCTGGCTCATTTCCGTCCCGCAGACACGAGCCGACCCAGAAGCGGAGCCCAGCCGGCGGCCAACAGCAGCGCCAGGAAGCTGAAAT ttgcTTTCCAGCTGTACGATCAGGACAGAGACGGAAAGATTTCCAGAGCAGAGCTTCTTCAG GTACTGCGGGCGATGCTGGGGATGCAGGtgacagaggagcagctgcagagcatcGCTGAGCGAGCCATCCGCGAGGCCGACCTGGACAAAGATGACGCCATCTCGTTTGACGAGTTCAGGAAG tcactggAGAAAGTGAACATCGATCACAAGATGAGTATTCGCTTCCTGAGATAA
- the chp2 gene encoding calcineurin B homologous protein 2 isoform X2 produces the protein MGSSSSSVDHIPDAQQLMQETGFSAAHIVRLYDRFDFLDKDKSGQLRPQDFGAVRELALNPIGDRIIGAFFSAGQETVDFASFVRILAHFRPADTSRPRSGAQPAANSSARKLKFAFQLYDQDRDGKISRAELLQVLRAMLGMQVTEEQLQSIAERAIREADLDKDDAISFDEFRKSLEKVNIDHKMSIRFLR, from the exons ATgggctccagcagctccagcgtGGACCACATCCCCGACGCCCAGCAGCTCATGCAGGAAACTGGCT tctctGCTGCCCACATCGTTCGTCTCTACGACAGGTTTGACTTTCTGGACAAAGACAAGAGTGGACAGCTCAG gcCTCAGGACTTCGGAGCGGTCCGGGAGTTGGCCCTGAACCCCATCGGGGACAGGATCATCGGCGCCTTTTTCTCTGCAGG GCAGGAAACGGTGGACTTTGCCTCCTTCGTTCGGATTCTGGCTCATTTCCGTCCCGCAGACACGAGCCGACCCAGAAGCGGAGCCCAGCCGGCGGCCAACAGCAGCGCCAGGAAGCTGAAAT ttgcTTTCCAGCTGTACGATCAGGACAGAGACGGAAAGATTTCCAGAGCAGAGCTTCTTCAG GTACTGCGGGCGATGCTGGGGATGCAGGtgacagaggagcagctgcagagcatcGCTGAGCGAGCCATCCGCGAGGCCGACCTGGACAAAGATGACGCCATCTCGTTTGACGAGTTCAGGAAG tcactggAGAAAGTGAACATCGATCACAAGATGAGTATTCGCTTCCTGAGATAA
- the chp2 gene encoding calcineurin B homologous protein 2 isoform X3, translating into MFPRQDGLQQLQRGPHPRRPAAHAGNWLPQDFGAVRELALNPIGDRIIGAFFSAGQETVDFASFVRILAHFRPADTSRPRSGAQPAANSSARKLKFAFQLYDQDRDGKISRAELLQVLRAMLGMQVTEEQLQSIAERAIREADLDKDDAISFDEFRKSLEKVNIDHKMSIRFLR; encoded by the exons ATGTTCCCGAGGCAGGATgggctccagcagctccagcgtGGACCACATCCCCGACGCCCAGCAGCTCATGCAGGAAACTGGCT gcCTCAGGACTTCGGAGCGGTCCGGGAGTTGGCCCTGAACCCCATCGGGGACAGGATCATCGGCGCCTTTTTCTCTGCAGG GCAGGAAACGGTGGACTTTGCCTCCTTCGTTCGGATTCTGGCTCATTTCCGTCCCGCAGACACGAGCCGACCCAGAAGCGGAGCCCAGCCGGCGGCCAACAGCAGCGCCAGGAAGCTGAAAT ttgcTTTCCAGCTGTACGATCAGGACAGAGACGGAAAGATTTCCAGAGCAGAGCTTCTTCAG GTACTGCGGGCGATGCTGGGGATGCAGGtgacagaggagcagctgcagagcatcGCTGAGCGAGCCATCCGCGAGGCCGACCTGGACAAAGATGACGCCATCTCGTTTGACGAGTTCAGGAAG tcactggAGAAAGTGAACATCGATCACAAGATGAGTATTCGCTTCCTGAGATAA